One Rosa chinensis cultivar Old Blush chromosome 5, RchiOBHm-V2, whole genome shotgun sequence genomic region harbors:
- the LOC112168284 gene encoding E3 ubiquitin-protein ligase BRE1-like 2, translated as MENNSDSDEPEKKRPHLNSFSSAMARSSNPSPPNDHHNVDAAVLQYQNQMMLQQIDKQKHELQDLEANIKELKAKQGSYDDMLIAVNQLWNQLVGDVALLGVCAGAGQNALQVLDSADYSRGSIPSCPAEEMFLCRILQRDAIEANNVDEVVNYVEESLTLRHTSTRELMKLLEHTINVEREKTENIARTLNGKISSEDAIIELSKIDDMIEKEANNLRQVIDILHLKHKEYADVIHTRASSDSTDQSEIRRITGDLDDSMAELEESRRKLVNLKMQKDVASGMHNLTSGAVNGTLSPEKSTERTISLQELKTSIEETKILAASRLSEFQEAQKENLALSKQLQDFQNEVKDEKYVHSSRLYTMLNDQLQHWNAEVERYKALTGSLQADRAVVMRREKELNLKLESAETFRTINENDSRIEELELQLQKCLIEKNDLEISMEAAVQDSGRKDITSEFHVMSSSLSKEMEMMETQLKQWKETAHGTLSLREKSQSLKASLSTKTNERNSLANKCAEQMTEIKSLKELIEKLQKEKLELQIFLDLYAQESYVNRDLLEIKESERRAHSQAAMFKNALDEHSLELRVKAANEAEAACQQRLAATEAEITESRAKLDASERDVLELTEAIKIKDKEAEAYISEIETIGQAYEDMQTQNQHLLQQVTERDDYNIKLVSESVKTKQAQNFLLSEKQALAKQLQQVNTSVESLKMRISQDEEQMKAVLTEALKSTEEDRHLSVNLEAGKWELADSEKELQWLKYAVASSEKEYARIKQDIEDIQLELDNERSLRKNIEEELWELNSRVVEMSSETGEAAIQKLQSEIKFYKNILQCSVCTDRPKEVVIVKCFHLFCNYCVQKNLEIRHRKCPACGTPFGQSDIRFVKI; from the exons ATGGAAAACAATTCAGACTCGGATGAGCCAGAGAAGAAGAGACCTCATTTGAATTCGTTCTCGTCCGCCATGGCCCGAAGCTCCAACCCCTCGCCACCCAATGACCACCATAAC gttgatgccgcaGTTCTCCAGTACCAGAACCAGATGATGCTTCAGCAGATAGACAAACAGAAGCATGAATTGCAAGATCTTGAAGCAAACATCAAAGAACTGAAGGCGAAGCAAGGTTCTTATGATGACATGCTAATTGCGGTGAATCAGCTGTGGAATCAG TTAGTTGGCGATGTAGCCCTTCTTGGAGTATGTGCTGGAGCAGGCCAAAATGCGTTGCAGGTTTTGGATTCTGCTGATTATTCTCGGG GTTCAATTCCGTCATGCCCTGCAGAGGAGATGTTTCTTTGTAGAATCCTACAAAGAGATGCTATAGAAGCTAACAACGTTGATGAAGTTGTTAACTATGTTGAAGAATCTCTCACTTTGCGTCATACATCAACTAGGGAGTTGATGAAACTCTTGGAACATACAATTAATGTTGAGAGGGAAAAAACAGAGAACATAGCCCGAACTTTGAATGGAAAGATATCTTCAGAAG ATGCTATTATCGAATTGTCCAAGATTGATGATATGATTGAAAAGGAGGCCAACAATCTACGTCAAGTGATTGATATCCTTCATTTGAAGCATAAAGAGTATGCTGATGTCATTCACACTCGCGCTAGTAGCGATTCAACAGATCAGTCTGAAATTAGACGAATTACAG GTGATCTTGATGACAGCATGGCTGAACTAGAGGAGAGTAGGAGAAAACTAGTCAATCTAAAAATGCAAAAGGATGTTGCATCTGGGATGCATAACCTTACTTCTGGCGCCGTGAATGGGACTTTGTCACCTGAAAAATCAACAGAAAGGACAATAAGCTTGCAGGAACTTAAAACTTCAATTGAGGAAACAAAG ATACTTGCAGCCAGCCGTCTTTCTGAATTTCAAGAAGCACAGAAAGAAAATCTAGCATTGTCAAAACAATTGCAAGACTTTCAG AATGAAGTGAAGGATGAAAAATATGTACACTCATCTAGACTGTACACTATGCTAAATGATCAACTCCAGCATTGGAATGCTGAAGTGGAGAGATACAAAGCATTGACTGGTTCTTTACAG GCTGACAGGGCTGTTGTCATGAGAAGGGAGAAGGAGTTAAATCTCAAACTAGAGTCAGCAGAGACATTCAGGACCATAAATGAAAATGACTCTAGGATTGAGGAACTAGAGCTCCAGCTGCAGAAGTGcttaattgaaaaaaatgaCTTAGAGATAAGCATGGAGGCAGCTGTTCAGGATTCAG GAAGAAAGGACATTACATCAGAGTTCCATGTGATGTCCTCATCTTTGTCGAAAGAGATGGAAATGATGGAAACTCAGTTGAAGCAGTGGAAGGAAACGGCTCACGGAACACTTTCCTTGCGTGAGAAATCCCAGTCTTTAAAAGCTTCATTAAGTACGAAG acaaaTGAGCGGAACAGCTTAGCAAACAAATGTGCTGAACAGATGACAGAGATCAAGTCTCTCAAGGAATTG ATTGAGAAGTTGCAGAAGGAGAAACTGGAACTTCAGATCTTCTTGGACTTGTATGCTCAGGAAAGCTACGTAAACAG AGACTTGTTGGAAATCAAAGAATCAGAACGCAGAGCTCACTCCCAAGCCGCTATGTTCAAAAATGCATTAGATGAACATAGTCTAGAGTTGAGGGTAAAAGCAGCCAATGAAGCTGAAGCTGCTTGTCAGCAAAGGCTTGCAGCCACTGAAGCTGAAATAACTGAATCAAGGGCCAAACTTGATGCATCTGAGAG GGATGTTCTGGAGCTTACCGAAGCTATTAAAATTAAAGACAAGGAGGCAGAGGCTTATATATCTGAAATTGAG ACCATTGGTCAGGCATATGAAGATATGCAGACACAAAACCAGCATCTGTTGCAGCAGGTGACTGAGAGGGATGATTATAATATCAAGCTTGTTTCTGAGAGTGTGAAGACAAAGCAAGCACAGAACTTTCTACTTTCAGAGAAGCAGGCATTGGCAAAACAACTTCAACAAGTAAATACATCAGTAGAATCTCTGAAAATGAGAATTTCTCAAGATGAAGAGCAG ATGAAGGCTGTCTTAACAGAAGCCTTGAAATCTACCGAGGAAGACAGACACCTTTCAGTCAATCTAGAAGCTGGAAAATGGGAACTGGCTGATTCTGAGAAGGAGTTGCAGTGGCTTAAATATGCTGTTGCTTCTTCTGAAAAGGAATATGCACGTATTAAACAGGATATTGAGGATATCCAATTGGAATTAGACAACGAGAG GAGCTTGAGGAAGAATATTGAGGAAGAACTATGGGAATTAAACAGCAGGGTTGTTGAGATGAGTTCTGAAACTGGAGAGGCTGCAATACAGAAACTCCAATCAGAAATCAAATTCTATAAGAATATCTTGCAGTGTAGTGTTTGTACTGACAGACCGAAGGAG GTGGTAATTGTGAAGTGCTTTCATCTATTTTGCAATTATTGCGTTCAAAAGAATTTAGAGATCCGTCACCGAAAGTGTCCTGCTTGTGGAACTCCGTTCGGTCAGAGTGACATACGCTTTGTAAAGATATGA
- the LOC112168283 gene encoding probable pre-mRNA-splicing factor ATP-dependent RNA helicase DEAH5: MAVSVKKLEYLSLISKVCSELETNLGQQYGDKALAEFITDMGRNSKNVDEFNAKLNEFGAEIPDYFVRNLLTIIHAVLAPNKNQISSKEEKEDKPRDRSRESRGKNKDQEYNSGEPELYGVYKGRVSKVMDAGCFVELSCFRGKEGLVHVSQIAKRRIGNAKDVVKRDQQVYVKVVSISGQKLSLSMKDVDQKTGKDLLPLKKSSDYDATRSNPSMSKHGSVSRTSLSGIRIVEEDSFVQSRRPRKRMSSPERWEIKQLIASGVLSAKEYPMLYQDEEADGIMMKQLYKDEGPEEELEIELNEEAPVFLQGHNMYSVDMSPVKIFKNPEGSLSRAAALQSALIKERREMRDQQQRAVLDSIPKDLNRPWEDPMAQNGERHLAQELRGVGLSAYDMPEWKKDTYAKAMSFGKRSSLSIQEQRKSLPVYKLREELIEAVNENQVLIVIGETGSGKTTQLTQYLAEAGYTTKGRIGCTQPRRVAAMSVAKRVAEEVGCRLGEEVGYAIRFEDCTGPDTVIKYMTDGMLLREILMDENLSQYSVIMLDEAHERTIHTDVLFGLLKQLVKRRPDLRLIVTSATLDAEKFSGYFFNCMLFSIPGRTFPYKVNYVKEPESDYLDAALITVLQIHLEEPEGDILLFLTGQEEIDFACQILYERMKALGKDVPELIILPVYSALPSEMQSRIFDPAPPGKRKVVVATNIAEASLTIDGIFYVVDPGFAKQNVYNPKLGLDSLVITPISQASAKQRAGRAGRTGPGKCYRLYTESAFRNEMPPTTIPEIQRTNLGSTVLAMKAMGINDLLSFDFMDPPAPQALISAMEQLYSLGALDEEGFLTRLGRKMSEFPLEPPLSKMLLASVDLGCSDEILTIIAMIQTGNVFYRPREKQDRADQKRAKFFQPEGDHLTLLEVYKAWKRTNFSAPWCFDNFLQSRSLRRAQDVRKQLMSIMDKHKLDIVSAGKNYTKISKAITAGFFFHVAKKDPQEGYKTLVESQPVYIHPSSALFQKQPDWVIYNELVMTTREYMREVTAIDPKWLVELAPRFFKAADPNKMTKRKRQQRIEPLYDRYNEPNSWRLTRRRG; the protein is encoded by the coding sequence ATGGCCGTCAGTGTCAAGAAGCTAGAGTACCTTTCCTTGATTTCAAAAGTCTGTTCGGAACTCGAAACCAATCTAGGGCAGCAGTATGGAGACAAAGCCCTAGCTGAGTTCATAACCGATATGGGACGGAACTCCAAGAACGTGGACGAATTCAATGCCAAGTTGAATGAATTTGGCGCCGAAATCCCTGATTACTTTGTCCGTAATCTTCTCACTATTATTCACGCAGTTCTTGCTCCCAACAAGAACCAGATCTCttctaaagaagaaaaagaagacaaGCCTAGAGATAGAAGTAGAGAAAGCAGAGGTAAGAATAAGGATCAAGAGTACAATTCCGGTGAGCCGGAGTTGTATGGAGTTTATAAGGGCAGGGTTTCGAAAGTGATGGATGCAGGTTGCTTTGTTGAGTTGAGTTGTTTTAGAGGGAAGGAGGGTTTGGTTCATGTTTCGCAGATTGCGAAGAGGCGAATTGGTAATGCTAAAGATGTGGTGAAGAGAGATCAGCAAGTTTATGTGAAGGTGGTTTCGATTTCGGGTCAGAAGTTGAGTCTTTCAATGAAGGATGTTGATCAGAAGACAGGGAAGGATTTACTTCCTTTGAAGAAGAGCTCAGATTATGATGCTACTAGGTCGAACCCGTCAATGTCAAAACATGGTTCTGTGAGTAGGACTAGTCTTTCTGGGATTAGGATTGTGGAGGAGGATAGTTTTGTCCAATCTCGTAGGCCAAGGAAGAGAATGAGCTCCCCAGAGAGGTGGGAAATCAAACAGTTGATTGCTTCAGGTGTTTTGAGTGCTAAAGAGTATCCAATGCTTTATCAAGATGAGGAAGCGGATGGCATAATGATGAAGCAGCTCTATAAAGATGAGGGACCTGAGGAAGAGCTTGAAATCGAGCTCAATGAGGAAGCACCGGTCTTTTTGCAAGGGCACAATATGTATTCTGTGGATATGTCGCCGGTGAAGATCTTTAAGAATCCAGAAGGGTCACTGAGCCGTGCAGCTGCACTTCAATCTGCGCTGATCAAGGAGCGCCGAGAAATGAGAGATCAGCAGCAAAGAGCAGTGCTGGATTCTATCCCGAAGGACCTGAATCGTCCGTGGGAAGATCCAATGGCACAGAATGGTGAGAGGCATCTTGCACAGGAACTTAGAGGTGTTGGTTTGTCAGCTTATGACATGCCTGAGTGGAAGAAGGATACTTATGCGAAAGCTATGAGTTTCGGGAAGAGGTCAAGCCTCTCGATTCAGGAGCAAAGGAAGAGCTTGCCTGTCTACAAGCTGAGGGAAGAACTGATTGAGGCAGTGAATGAGAATCAAGTGCTTATTGTCATTGGTGAGACTGGTTCTGGTAAGACAACTCAGCTAACACAGTATCTTGCAGAAGCCGGTTACACGACAAAGGGTAGGATTGGATGTACACAGCCTCGTAGGGTGGCGGCAATGTCAGTGGCGAAAAGGGTTGCTGAAGAGGTTGGTTGTCGGTTGGGGGAGGAAGTAGGTTATGCCATTCGTTTTGAGGATTGCACTGGACCAGATACTGTCATCAAGTACATGACAGATGGTATGCTTCTTAGGGAGATTTTGATGGATGAGAACCTTTCGCAATACTCTGTGATAATGCTCGATGAAGCTCATGAGAGGACAATCCACACGGATGTTCTTTTTGGATTACTGAAGCAACTTGTGAAGCGGAGACCAGACCTTCGTTTGATTGTTACCTCTGCTACTTTGGATGCAGAGAAGTTTTCAGGTTATTTCTTCAACTGCATGCTCTTCTCTATCCCTGGGAGAACTTTTCCATACAAGGTAAACTATGTCAAGGAGCCAGAAAGTGATTACCTTGATGCGGCTCTAATCACTGTTTTACAGATCCACTTGGAAGAACCTGAGGGTGACATCCTTCTCTTCCTGACTGGAcaggaagagattgattttgcATGTCAGATTCTTTATGAGAGGATGAAAGCTCTTGGTAAAGATGTACCCGAGTTGATTATCCTACCAGTTTATAGTGCTCTTCCTAGTGAAATGCAGTCGAGGATATTTGATCCAGCCCCGCCGGGGAAGAGGAAAGTAGTTGTGGCTACTAACATTGCCGAGGCATCTCTGACAATTGATGGAATATTTTATGTCGTTGATCCTGGATTTGCAAAACAAAATGTTTATAACCCAAAGCTGGGGCTAGATTCACTGGTCATAACTCCGATTTCACAAGCATCAGCGAAGCAACGAGCTGGGCGTGCTGGGCGTACAGGCCCTGGGAAATGTTACCGTCTCTACACAGAGAGTGCATTCCGCAATGAGATGCCCCCGACTACAATTCCCGAAATCCAGAGGACAAATCTTGGGTCTACGGTGCTTGCAATGAAAGCAATGGGGATAAATGATCTCCTGTCTTTTGATTTTATGGATCCTCCTGCGCCGCAGGCACTCATTTCAGCAATGGAACAACTGTACAGCTTAGGAGCACTTGATGAAGAGGGTTTCCTAACCAGACTAGGAAGGAAAATGTCAGAGTTTCCTCTGGAGCCACCCCTCTCGAAGATGCTACTCGCCAGTGTGGACCTCGGATGCAGTGATGAGATCCTGACCATCATAGCAATGATTCAGACAGGCAATGTCTTTTACAGGCCTAGGGAGAAACAAGACCGGGCAGATCAGAAGAGAGCAAAGTTTTTCCAGCCAGAAGGAGACCATCTTACTTTACTTGAAGTCTACAAGGCTTGGAAGAGAACAAACTTTTCAGCTCCATGGTGTTTCGACAACTTTCTTCAGTCTCGATCCTTGAGGCGCGCACAGGATGTGAGAAAACAGCTCATGAGCATCATGGATAAGCACAAGCTGGATATTGTCAGTGCCGGAAAAAATTACACAAAGATCAGCAAGGCAATTACGGCCGGCTTTTTCTTCCATGTTGCTAAAAAGGATCCACAAGAAGGTTATAAGACCCTAGTTGAGAGCCAGCCAGTGTACATCCATCCAAGCAGTGCTCTCTTCCAGAAGCAACCAGATTGGGTCATCTACAATGAGCTGGTTATGACTACAAGGGAGTACATGCGCGAGGTGACAGCCATTGATCCCAAATGGCTTGTGGAATTGGCACCAAGGTTCTTCAAAGCTGCAGATCCTAACAAGATGACCAAGCGCAAGCGTCAACAACGTATTGAACCATTGTATGACAGATACAATGAACCCAACTCTTGGCGTCTTACTAGACGCCGTGGTTGA
- the LOC112168287 gene encoding uncharacterized protein LOC112168287: MLLSVVQSTITSSPFQSSSTLKILSPTTSSDLPKSLFLGFGIEPTTNALQRFLLFTKISHFAKPRNPPSLSINASLIEAPVLWAGRLCIFYALLKTGLAGSQANPLVSDLAESEGGGVGIQSDDLGFSKWLNSIQGKPVKDAADRRKLVSKWHPTTKGTLRRNYRVPSKSEGRRVLKAIASLLSDDDHFVDASSHKGCQIRRETAHGESVCCNNVRALFDELPTPHLVVEITPFPAGSLTEKDYTKAEKLEKVLRSGPSV; encoded by the exons ATGCTTCTTTCTGTTGTGCAGAGCACCATCACTTCCTCACCTTTCCAATCCTCCTCAACCCTCAAGATTCTGAGCCCCACTACTTCTTCTGATCTCCCCAAAAGTCTCTTTCTTGGCTTTGGAATTGAACCCACAACAAATGCCCTCCAAAGATTCCTCCTTTTCACCAAAATCTCACACTTtgccaaacccagaaacccccCCTCACTCTCCATCAATGCTTCTCTGATTGAAGCACCAGTCTTATGGGCTGGTAGGCTTTGCATCTTCTATGCTCTCTTGAAGACTGGTTTGGCTGGATCTCAAGCTAACCCACTTGTCTCAG ATTTGGCTGAgagtgaaggtggtggtgttggTATTCAGTCAGATGATTTGGGGTTTTCCAAGTGGTTGAACAGCATACAGGGAAAACCAG TGAAAGACGCAGCTGATAGAAGGAAATTAGTCAGCAAATGGCATCCTACCACAAAGGGTACACTCAGAAGGAATTACAGGGTACCATCTAAATCTGAAGGGCGGCGTGTTCTAAAAGCCATTGCCTCTTTATTGTCGGATGATGATCACTTTGTAGATGCCAGCTCCCACAAG GGTTGTCAGATTAGAAGGGAGACTGCTCATGGAGAAAGTGTGTGTTGCAACAATGTGAGGGCTCTGTTTGATGAGCTCCCAACTCCACACCTAGTTGTGGAAATCACTCCTTTTCCTGCTGGTTCTCTTACAGAAAAGGATTACACCAAAGCTGAGAAATTAGAGAAGGTGCTCAGATCCGGTCCTTCTGTTTGA
- the LOC112168285 gene encoding splicing factor 1: protein MSAKVDTSASGTGGQKVSKFAAKSGFVIPKNKLSGSLVPIFRGDKNVGASDHGGGESKKQVQRKTKWGADLTQDASVRKGRALAYQTRVDQITQQLKSGISEFGNNENVPSPSQDPDHISSTYQVDKEGAEQLELEKREAIGEILKLNPNYKAPADYKPLLKEATVPIPVNEYPTYNILGLIYGPEGDNQKQLEKETGAKIQVYGTKAETGEKAEIKQYAGSEIQAEYEKLYVHVSADTFEKVDAAVAVIELLVTSVSGNLSAVAKTALGDNNAQVPSQGQDSTTTDMVPTTMGDQGPVQPATGPTQTPPHVQFQYPGPFFSTGQPGSPMNLPGFTPMNSQRPILNNAAHPSTSPFNSTNLPSLFGPPPALFPQTQHLPPAVLQHTYMPQTSPGSLGAPRNFSMMASQPSSVQTHVSAPVTFLGNRPPTGQSNHPLESIPDWQLTPAGSSAGWSRPPASAGFSNNMHMAPNPLNHLNAAPTFTAVPQPQVGLPSTLPMPALAQPKPYMSPMSGSTPAPSPGIVTSLHPPQPPRVPSSVSGNVPNFSPIKPLTTPSPGDFTFQPHRPQNPTFQAVPQQSNQFSVHNAHPAGPMVRPQVPSLQLPVRQMTPQPGNQVLSRPQVGDQISQPSAHINAVQFARNSTAISVPPRLATFPDINPVAPRTSLLPMRQGNFNQAHQMPNLPSPLPPRPRGHIQIQHSYPAQLAPNQQFISNPFASGKSSNPGGHQLYDPFSPTSDSTARR from the exons ATGAGTGCAAAGGTCGATACGTCTGCATCGGGAACTGGTGGCCAAAAGGTCTCCAAGTTTGCTGCTAAGTCTGGATTTGTTATACCAAAAAACAAGTTATCAGGTTCACTCGTGCCCATCTTTCGGGGAGACAAAAATGTTGGAGCCAGTGATCATGGTGGTGGAGAAAGTAAGAAACAGGTTCAGAGGAAAACGAAATGGGGTGCTGATCTGACTCAAGATGCTTCTGTTAGAAAGGGAAGAGCATTAGCTTATCAG ACTCGGGTGGATCAAATTACACAACAGCTGAAATCTGGAATATCAGAGTTTGGAAACAATGAGAACGTGCCATCACCATCTCAGGATCCAGACCACATATCCTCTACATATCAAGTTGACAAGGAG GGTGCAGAACAATTGGAACTGGAAAAGCGGGAAGCCATAG GTGAAATACTAAAGTTGAATCCAAATTACAAGGCTCCAGCTGATTATAAACCTTTGTTGAAAGAGGCAACAGTTCCTATTCCT GTCAATGAATACCCAACATACAATATTCTTGGTCTGATATATGGGCCTGAAGGTGATAATCAGAAGCAATTAGAGAAG GAAACAGGAGCTAAGATTCAAGTCTATGGTACCAAAGCAGAGACGGGAGAGAAG GCTGAAATAAAACAATATGCTGGGAGTGAAATCCAGGCTGAATATGAAAAGTTATATGTTCATGTATCAGCTGACACATTTGAGAAAGTAGATGCAGCTGTTGCTGTAATCGAACTACTAGTCACCTCTGTATCT GGAAATCTGTCGGCTGTTGCCAAAACAGCTTTGGGTGATAATAATGCTCAAGTTCCTAGTCAAGGCCAGGACAGTACCACCACAGATATGGTTCCAACTACTATGGGAGACCAAGGACCGGTGCAACCAGCGACAGGACCTACACAAACTCCACCTCATGTGCAGTTTCAGTACCCTGGTCCATTTTTCTCCACGGGCCAACCTGGCAGTCCAATGAATCTACCGGGCTTCACACCAATGAATTCTCAAAGGCCTATTCTCAACAATGCTGCCCATCCATCAACATCACCTTTCAACTCGACAAACCTGCCGTCATTATTTGGGCCTCCACCAGCTCTTTTTCCCCAGACACAACACCTACCACCAGCGGTTTTGCAGCATACATATATGCCTCAGACCAGTCCTGGTTCTCTTGGCGCACCAAGAAACTTCTCTATGATGGCTTCCCAGCCATCATCAGTTCAAACTCATGTTTCAGCTCCAGTTACATTCTTGGGAAATCGACCCCCAACAGGCCAAAGTAATCATCCCCTTGAATCAATACCTGACTGGCAACTGACACCTGCTGGAAGCTCTGCTGGATGGAGCAGACCACCGGCATCTGCGGGTTTCAGTAATAATATGCACATGGCACCTAATCCTCTAAATCATCTCAATGCAGCTCCAACTTTTACTGCTGTGCCACAACCTCAAGTTGGCCTTCCTTCTACTTTACCAATGCCAGCACTTGCTCAACCCAAACCATATATGAGCCCTATGTCAGGTTCCACTCCAGCTCCTTCACCGGGCATAGTTACATCTTTACATCCACCTCAGCCACCAAGAGTCCCTAGTTCTGTTTCGGGAAATGTACCAAATTTCAGTCCTATAAAACCACTGACAACTCCAAGTCCTGGTGATTTCACTTTCCAGCCTCACCGACCACAAAATCCAACCTTTCAAGCAGTTCCCCAACAAAGCAATCAGTTTTCAGTTCACAATGCTCACCCAGCTGGACCAATGGTGCGACCACAGGTACCATCTTTGCAGTTGCCTGTGCGACAGATGACTCCTCAGCCAGGCAATCAGGTGTTATCAAGGCCACAGGTTGGTGACCAGATTAGTCAACCTTCAGCTCATATAAATGCTGTCCAGTTTGCTAGAAATTCAACTGCCATTTCAGTTCCTCCCAGACTTGCAACATTTCCGGACATCAATCCTGTTGCACCTAGAACGTCACTCCTGCCAATGAGACAGGGGAACTTTAATCAAGCTCACCAAATGCCCAATTTGCCCAGTCCTTTGCCTCCAAGGCCACGAGGTCATATTCAAATTCAGCACAGTTATCCTGCTCAATTGGCCCCAAATCAACAGTTCATCAGCAATCCATTTGCATCTGGTAAGTCGTCTAATCCTGGAGGACACCAACTTTATGATCCATTCTCGCCCACTTCTGACTCTACAGCAAGGAGGTAA
- the LOC112202063 gene encoding GPI mannosyltransferase 2 translates to MSPTKSHHESTVIKYAIRSRLLVLSLIILWRTLLSPYDTSAPINPTCLSQHPDVVDQPQKHVLFPRLGLAIEASIVWDSVYYVRIAQCGYEYEQFYAFFPLLPLCISLLSRKVLAPLIPVIGHRAVLGLSGYVINNVGFVFAALYLYRLSVIILKDHEAALRASILFCFNPASIFYSSIYSETLYALFSLGGLYHLMSGKNAIAVLWLALSGFSRSNGMLNAGYFCFQTMHQAYDAVFLRKRAFLAMQVLVGGALRCICIFVPFVAFQAYGYHNICLGHFPNEMSPWCKARVPMLYNYIQNHYWGVGFLKYFQVKQLPNFLLASPILSLALCSIVHYAKSNPENFFSLGFHAPTEEKNSAAVLFTLSHENRNLKAKKQVIKQTPTLPPEESKLPASQGYSSVAALPYIFHLGFMAATAFFVMHVQVATRFLSFSPPLYWFASYIMKSPGTYKRWGYVIWTYSAAYILLGSLLFSNFYPFT, encoded by the exons atgtcTCCGACCAAATCCCACCACGAATCCACAGTTATCAAATACGCAATCCGATCCAGACTCCTAGTCCTCTCTCTCATCATCCTATGGCGCACCCTCCTCAGCCCCTACGATACCTCCGCACCCATCAACCCCACTTGCCTATCTCAACATCCTGACGTTGTTGATCAACCCCAGAAACATGTCCTGTTCCCTCGCCTCGGCTTGGCCATCGAGGCCAGCATTGTATGGGACAGTGTCTACTACGTTCGAATCGCACAATGTGGATACGAGTACGAACAGTTCTATGCTTTCTTCCCACTCCTCCCACTCTGCATTTCATTGTTGTCTCGCAAAG TTTTGGCGCCATTGATTCCGGTTATTGGGCATAGAGCTGTGTTGGGTTTATCAGGCTATGTGATCAATAACGTTGGCTTTGTGTTTGCGGCTCTTTATTTGTACAG GCTCTCAGTTATTATTTTGAAGGACCATGAAGCAGCATTGAGGGcttcaattttgttttgcttcaatCCAGCTTCCATATTCTATTCATCAAT ATATTCGGAGACTCTGTACGCCCTATTTTCACTTGGGGGATTGTACCATCTAATGTCCGGAAAGAATGCTATTGCTGTTCTTTGGCTTGCCCTCTCTGGATTTTCAAGGTCCAATGGAATGCTTAATGCTGGTTATTTCTGTTTTCAGACTATGCATCAGGCTTACGATGCTGTTTTCTTGAGAAAGCGTGCTTTT TTGGCAATGCAGGTTCTTGTTGGTGGAGCTCTCCGTTGTATATGTATTTTTGTTCCTTTTGTTGCATTTCAAGCATACGGATACCACAATATCTGTCTCGGGCATTTTCCAAATGAAATGAGCCCCTGGTGCAAAGCAAGAGTGCCTATGCTGTATAATTATATTCAAAATCATTACTG GGGAGTAGGTTTTCTGAAATACTTCCAAGTTAAACAGTTGCCAAACTTTCTACTGGCATCGCCGATATTGTCTTTGGCACTTTGCTCAATTGTCCATTACGCGAAGTCAAATCCCGAAAACTTCTTCTCTTTAGGTTTCCATGCTCCTACTGAGGAGAAAAATTCTGCTGCTGTGCTGTTTACCTTGAGTCATG AAAATCGCAATCTCAAAGCAAAAAAGCAAGTGATCAAGCAAACTCCTACTCTACCCCCAGAAGAATCTAAATTACCAGCAAGTCAAGGATACTCGTCTGTTGCTGCTCTcccatatatttttcatttgggATTTATGGCAGCCACCGCTTTTTTTGTCATGCATGTGCAG GTTGCTACTCGCTTCCTATCTTTCAGCCCTCCTCTCTATTGGTTTGCTTCGTATATAATGAAATCTCCTGGTACTTATAAGAGATGGGGATATGTGATTTGGACATACTCTGCTGCGTACATTCTTCTCGGCAGTTTGctcttttcaaatttttatcCTTTCACTTGA